The nucleotide window ACCAGCATCGGCAGTGATCCGCTGCTGTGGGGCAGTACCGCTGCACAGGTGCTGCTCAACCAGCTGGAGGGGAAACACGACGGACAGGACATCATCCTTCCCGAACCCCAGCTCATCGTCCGCGGTTCCACAGCGGAACCGCCCGCCTGAAACCAACATCACAACCGAAGTATCAATCGAGGAGAACGCAATGAGGCGAACAACTACCAAACGGACGCTGGCTCTGACGGCCACCGCGCTGATGGGCCTGGGCCTGGCAGCATGTGGAGGCTCAGGTGACACCGGTACCCCCGACGCCGGTGAACTGACCAGCGGCCCCATCACCATCTGGTATTCCAACAACCAGCAGGAAGTCGCCTGGGGCGAGGACATGGTTGCAGCGTGGAATGAAGCGAATCCCGACCAAGAGATCACCGCGCAGGAGATTCCGGCGGGCACCAGTTCCGAGGAAGTAATTGCCGCAGCCATCACGGCAGGCAACGCTCCCTGCATCGTCATGAACACAGCACCCGTCGCCGTACCCCAGTTCCAGCAGATGGGCGGGCTGGTTCCGCTGGATACCTTCGAGGACGGCGTTGAGTACATCGAGTCCCGCAGCGGCGACGTGGCCGAGCAGTACAAGTCCGCCGATGGGCAGTATTACCAGCTTCCCTGGAAGTCCAATCCGGTAGTCCTCTACTACAACAAGGACATGTTCACCGAAGCCGGGCTGGATCCGGAGGACCCGCCGCTGGGCACCCAGGATGAGCTGCTGGAAACCTCCCGGACCCTCGTGGAGTCCGGCGCCGCTGAATACGCCATGTGGCCCTCACCCGCGGGTGAGTTCTTCCAGTCGTGGTTCGACTTCTACCCGTTCTACGCAGCAGCATCCGGCGGCACCCAGTTGGTCGAAGAGGGCGAAGCAACCTTCAATTCCGAGGAGGGCACGGCCGTCGCGGAGATGTGGCGCACCATGTATGAGGAAGGCCTCTCCTCCCAGGAGGCCTACACCGGTGACTCCTTCGTGGACAAGAAGGCCGCAATTGCCATCTCCGGTCCGTGGGCCATCCCCGTCTACGGTGACCAGGTCAACTGGGGCACGGCTCCTGTGCCGGGCCTTGAGGAAGGAACGGAGACATCCACCTTCTCCGACGCCAAGAACATGGCCATCTACTCCGCCTGCGACAACAAGCAGACCGCCTGGGAGGTCATGAAGTTCGCCACCAGCGAGGATCAGGACCGCGCCTTGCTGGAGGCCACCGGCCAGATGCCCATCCGACAGGACCTGACCGGTACTTACCCGGACTACTTCGAGGCCAATCCCGCCTACGTCGAGTTCGCGGACCAGGCAAGCAGGGCCGTCGAGGTGCCCAACGTCCCCAACTCGGTTGAGGTCTGGCAGACCTTCCGTGATGCGTGGGGCTCATCAGTGATCTTCGGCAACGAGTCCATCGAGGACGCCTTCAGCGGCGCTGCCGAAGAGATCAACACTCTGGTCTCAGAGTAAGAAGGTGTAGACGGTGACCACCGACTCCACCGTCGGCAAGCGGCGGGATCCGGGCCCCACCCCGGATCCCGCTCCCCGCCGGCGCTCAAAGCTACTGGGACGGCAGCCGCTTGGCCTGGCGTTCAGCGCACCGTATGTCATTTTCATCCTCGCGGTGCTCGCGTACCCACTCGGCTACGCCGTCTACATTTCATTCCACGATTTCTTCTTCACCGCTCCCGGCGTTGCGGTCGAGCGTCCGTTCGTTGGGTTGCAGAACTACATCCAGGTGCTCAGCGATCCCGACGTGGGCCGTTCCTTCCTCAACATCGGCGTCTTCCTCATCATCAACGTTCCGCTCACCGTGGCGTTGTCCCTGATACTGGCCAATGCGCTGAACAGGGTGACTCGGTTGAGGACCTTCTTCCGCGTCAGCTATTACGTGCCGTACGTAACGGCGAGTGTCGCCGTCGTCGGCGTCTGGCTTTTTCTCTTCTCACAGAACGGGCTGATCAACTCGCTCCTTGGGCCGCTGGCTCCGGATCCGTCCTGGTTGGTCAACTCCACGCTCGCCATGCCGACCGTCGCTCTGTATGTGACATGGAAGCAGCTGGGA belongs to Arthrobacter tumbae and includes:
- a CDS encoding carbohydrate ABC transporter permease, whose translation is MTTDSTVGKRRDPGPTPDPAPRRRSKLLGRQPLGLAFSAPYVIFILAVLAYPLGYAVYISFHDFFFTAPGVAVERPFVGLQNYIQVLSDPDVGRSFLNIGVFLIINVPLTVALSLILANALNRVTRLRTFFRVSYYVPYVTASVAVVGVWLFLFSQNGLINSLLGPLAPDPSWLVNSTLAMPTVALYVTWKQLGFFILLYLAALQNIPEELYESASVDGAGKVRQFWNITVPGVRSASVLVTLLATITGANLFTEPYLLTGGGGPDGASTSPVFLMYQEGILQGNPDTAAALGVILVLGVLVIALIQRRLVGGKED
- a CDS encoding extracellular solute-binding protein, whose amino-acid sequence is MRRTTTKRTLALTATALMGLGLAACGGSGDTGTPDAGELTSGPITIWYSNNQQEVAWGEDMVAAWNEANPDQEITAQEIPAGTSSEEVIAAAITAGNAPCIVMNTAPVAVPQFQQMGGLVPLDTFEDGVEYIESRSGDVAEQYKSADGQYYQLPWKSNPVVLYYNKDMFTEAGLDPEDPPLGTQDELLETSRTLVESGAAEYAMWPSPAGEFFQSWFDFYPFYAAASGGTQLVEEGEATFNSEEGTAVAEMWRTMYEEGLSSQEAYTGDSFVDKKAAIAISGPWAIPVYGDQVNWGTAPVPGLEEGTETSTFSDAKNMAIYSACDNKQTAWEVMKFATSEDQDRALLEATGQMPIRQDLTGTYPDYFEANPAYVEFADQASRAVEVPNVPNSVEVWQTFRDAWGSSVIFGNESIEDAFSGAAEEINTLVSE